The Grus americana isolate bGruAme1 chromosome 5, bGruAme1.mat, whole genome shotgun sequence region TGAGGAAGGGGGCAGCTTTGGAGGACCTAAACTGGAGAGGGGGTCAGGGTGCTCTCTGGAGCTGGGGGACTAGGGGCTAATTCTTGCTGGTTCTTGTAGGTGGCGTGTCAATTGGAAatgtcctgcctgcagctgacaTTGCACAGTTCAAGCAAGGAGTGAAATCGGTTGCTGGCAAGATGGCTGTCCTAGCCAATGGGGTGATGAACTCCCTCCAGGTGAGGTTACGCTGTGGTACCTTCAGACAGGTTATTGTCATGCTCAGGGACTTTCACCATGTTCTGGCTTTTGCTGGAATTATCGTCTTCTCAAATTATGTGGACAGTCCCAGGTAGAGAGCTGTCTTTTTGTAGCTGATGGCTACACTATGATAGCTGGCCAGTGAACTCTACTTGGCCACCCTTACTCTCCTGCTGGACAGGACACCTTGTTATGTCAGATATGCCTTTTCCCAAGAACCTCAGGCAGAACTTAAAAAGTTAAGGCCATTTTACTTCTTGCCTTTGCATAGTGTCCTGTCTAGATAACCTGCTGCATTCCAATCCCAAATACCCCAAGGCTTTGTTACCTGTCTCTGTAGTTTGCATGAAGTGTTGTAGCATGGTGTCTTGCTATGTTTCCTCCCCAGGATCGTTATGGCTCATATTGATGACCCAGGGACTGCAACTCACAGGGAAGCCAGCAAGAGGCACTGATGCCACCTTTGCCTGGAGTAAACTCTGCAGGATTGTCTTAGTTTGtctggggtgggtggggaggggagaaggtaAGCAGAGGGGGTCAGGACATGGCTGTGCCCAGGATGCTTTCCAAATATCTCTGGATTCCACTCTATTAAAATTCAATGTGCCCTCATACCCACTGCTATCTACTAGCCAGTGGAGACAGGCCTTCTTAGAGGGTTAACCTCACTGCTGTAAAAGATATGACAGGAGCTCCTGGGCTGCCCTCATCAGTGCTTCTGTCCTTGGCTCATACCTTAGCTCACCAAGAgatggaggaaagggaaatgctgtttttctgaacATCTTATTACCTGGTTCCCACGGACATGActttcttttgttctgctcAGTGCTCCTAATCCATGGTGCTGTGGAGTCCTCTGTATTTGCAGGGTCTGACTTTTACCATGGGATAATCCTTTTTACTGTCTTGTAAACCAGCATATATtgatgcaggaggaaaaaaaatcaaacaaagcaaagattatttttttagcttctAATTACATTATGAGCAAAAAAGGCCCAGGTAAAGAAGTACTGTAAAGATATTTACTGGATCCCTGGTTATTTTGTTGCCCAGCTTTGAACTGAGGTCCAAGTCCTGAACCTCTGCCTTTGCCATGAGGTGAACTTCAGAAGTGCAGCGGTGAGTGAGGAGTATTCAACTTGGCTCACTACTCCTGATTCTGATTTTAAACAAGagcatgtttttctcttccttggaCTTACAGTGTTGAGGTAGGAagaaaaaggcgggggggggggcgggccgggccggtaAGGACTAGTTAAACACTGTTAGCAAAAAGAGACACGGGCTGTTTGTTCTGAAGTTTCTGTCAGCAGCCCTCTCCCTCGGGCTGTTGACAGGCTTGTGCGGGCTGTGGTACATCccgggctgggggtgggagaggaagggTTACTCTGGGCTgcggtggggcaggaggggggtaGGAGTGGGGCTTTCTTGTGGCTTTGTCCCCGGTGCCCGGGCGTGGTTGCCCTGTAACAGAACTCGCGGTGGGAGGCAGCCTGCGCCTGCGCGGCCGCCCGcggtgcccaggctgggaggggtGAGCGGGTGGGGcggagctgccccagccctcagGGGTGGTGTCGGCGCCTTCCCCGGCCGGGTGGGATCTGGTGGAGCACCTCAAAAGGCGGCCGAGACCCGCGAGTGCCGCCGCCGCCTTGCGCCGCTCCTGTCCACCCAGTACCGCTTCTCCCAGGGCCCTACCCCTGGCAGTGCCCTGAGGAGGGACCGGGCCGGCCCAGAAGACCCCAGACACAGCAGTGGCCTTATGCAGCATGCTTTATTGCCGGGCTGTCACAGTCACTGATGGTTGGGAGAGAAAGCACAGTTAGCAAGcatgttaataaataaaataacttaaaataaataaataaccccTCCCACTATCTCCACAGGTGTGGCTGTGGTACAGACTCAGCAGTAGTTATGGGATTAGTCTTAAAATAGCTCCAGCATGTGTTGAATCCACTCAGCTTAGGGCTGCTGTAAGCTTTGGGTTACCAGCTCTTAGCGCACGCTACAGCAGTTTATGAACAGGATGAGCAAGGATGCTCCCAAAGAATCAAGAGAAACTCAAGTTCCCCAGGAAATAATTAGTCTAGGCAAGCTGAGGCACAGGAGCTGGACTAAACAAAGCGTTCAGGGCTGCGGAGGCCAAACTGCTAGGTTAGTTATTAACACAATGAGACACTGTCTTTTTGTAGTTGTAAAGGCTACACAATGATGCTACAACAATGCCaatgtttacaaaaaaaaccctgggaCTCATTTGATAactgcttccttctcccctaGTGCTTCTGtccacccagccccagcagaTACTCTGTACAGTTTGCAAGCCACAGCACCTATGGACAAGGAATTTAAAGACTTGCTTGCTCTCTCCTCCAACCCTGCTGAAGCTCACCTTTCCAAATGACCTTAATACGCTGTTGGAGGCAGTGGGAGGCCTCACAGAAGGGAACTCGGtacagcagagcagccagccagTGTCACGCAGTACTTACTGCAATCAGGCTTATTTGCTGTGTTTGGTTTGGCAAGTCTTGGACACAcggaagaggaagcagaggcAGGTGGCATGGCAATACCTAAGCCCTTCTTTTCTAGGAACTTCAGGAATTTCTCTACCTTTGATCATACACAGGTGCAGCTTTACTGGGAATAATCATAATGGAGCatgactgcagagctgctgctggcagtttAACCACTATTGTCTAGGCCAAGTCTGAACACAGTCACACAACAAAACGCTGGCAAGCAGCCTGCACTAGCACTCCTactgctccagcacctgctgaaccgtggggcagagccctgGTGAGAGAATACCTGGCTATTTCCAAGTGTAGGCAGCGCTAGCGTCTGCTGGCTTGTCTTGCCTGCCAGCAGAGGGTAGcattgctctgcagctggaaatAGCTTCTGCGGAAGAGCTGTTCCTGCACGAATTTGGAGctaggaaaaaagcagagtgCTTCCTGGGAAGAGATGGGTGGACTTGCAATGGGGACTGGCACGGCTGCACGCACACTGGTGATGTGGACAGAACCCACCATCAGAGCAGATGCTCTGGGAGGAGGTGCCATTCCTCCAGGGGGTTCTGGGGAAATCTAAGATGGGAACAGTGCCCACTCTCGCAACCTTCAGTTTTCAGAGGAGTCTGTCTCTTCATTGGAGCCTTCACTCTCAGCATCCATTTTTCGGCGATGGTGCAGAGGTTTCCAGGGAGAGTTAATCCTAGGTGAGTTACGGACAGGCAAATTAGCTGTGTCCCCGCTGGAGCTGGTGGGACCGGAGATGGAAAGCCCTGAAACCTGAGCTaccctgaaagagaaaagacaaatgcTAGGCTGCCTAACTTGTCATCTCCAATCTTTACTGTAGCAGTTTTGGAGTGAACCTGGGAGGAGGACTTATTCACAACTAGTGCAGGGATGGCAAGATGTTCATGGCCGAGAAGGGGAACACCTTACACTAGTATCTACCAGACTCACTGTGTGAACCTTTCTTCCTGTTTAAACAGATCTTTCTTCTGGGCTGAGCCTGTGTCCTCCAACACTCCTAGTTTTCACCATCCAGACAAAATTTCCCTGTTCATTAGAGACTGCTGCTTCCTCTAGATCTCTCTTTGAGGCacacttttctctgtttctgaagaCTTTTCTAAAGATTTTGTTAGCTGCACCAAGCACCTCGAAGAAAGAGGCCCTCTCTGCTCTGGCTGCTCTGTTAGCTCCTCTATTGTTTTATAGTAGAGCAAAGGAATAGGGATGGTACTTTACTAAAAAGTCTTCCTTAGCATGTTACCCTTAATCTGTTGCTTTACCTCCTACTTTAGGCAACTCCACTTACAATTTCTCAAGTTCCTGATCCATGGCAGGGTCCAGAAACAAGTCTCCTTTATCTGGCAAAgcccctggaaaaaaaaaaaaccacaaaaacaaaacctcacaaaGTATCAGAGCAGAGTTAGACTAttcttttgtaaagaaaagtgCTCAAGCCATAGCAGCATTCAAAAATCTGACCTGCAAGACAGAAAACGCTTCCTTATACTTATTAGAGAAATGGACACTGAATGTTGAGGATCATGGACAGGTAAAGAATGATGAGCCATACTCTGTCCTTCACACAGGCTGTACCTCAGCTCAGACTAAGTGGGAGGCACTCTCAGTAGTCTCACCTCTCAGAGAACTTGAAGAGTCCTAAGGATTGGCAGTTTCCATTCACTACAGAAAACTACTGACTACTGACTGTCAGAGAGATGACAGTCTGTCAACTTCAGCTGTCTGCTAATTGCCCCATATAGTCACCAGTCCCAGAGCCTATCACAGCATCAGGTATGTTGTTTGTGCCACAGCCTGAAGCACACACTATTCCACTCAGAGAGCTGTATACTTCTGTGCCACTTGCCTTTCTTGTGGTGCGCTGAGGTTGGGGATCAAAACACTCCACAGATACAAGACTATTGCTTTCCTCGCAATTCAGGAAAGTCAGGCCTGACTCTGGTGCACATTAAGTCTATAGGAGTAAGCATGGATGGACTGTGCTCTAGCATTGCCTGCTGTCTGGGTGAGAGCATGAAAGGCTGGACCAGTAATTGGGTACCCTCTCTCAGCATAAGGTCAGCATGCTCCTTTTGATATTTGAAACCCTATTCATGATGAAGGGCATGGTGTACTTCAGGACTGGAAGAGCTGGTTGATCATTCTTGCCATTCTCTGAAAGGACAGTGGCACTTCAGGAAGAGCCCAGAAAGGAAGATGGGGCTCTTAGGAAACCCTTCCTTCCCAGTTCTGTAACAAACTCCACCTTGTACAGGGATTGTGGGAGGGTGTGATCAACAGAGATGACAGGAATTGTCTTCCCCAGCCATTGCACATCAGGCCAGAAAAAACGCCACTTGGTAATCTGTACCAACAGTGCAGTGAGGAATGctcttgtttttcagaagacCTGACTGCTCCACTCAGTACCTTCGTGAAGGGGTTTTGTGCTCCCTGTGGGGACATAAATCTGGTTTCTGGCACCCTGCTCTTGAAGGATGGGGCTGGAGAGCCACTTGCCTCACACAGGCAAGCTGGCAGCAGTCATCAAAAATGTAGCAACGAGTGCCTAAAAATTAGAACCAGTTTAGAGCAGGACTGACCCCCCCCACACTTCTTGCAGTTCTGGTCTCCCCCTCCTGCAAATGAACAGGGAAGCCTGGCACCGCAACACAGAGTGTCAGGAGGTGCAGTGAAGTGCCCCAGCCTGCTCCTTTTCATGGGCTCAATTAAAAGAATAGGCAGCTAAAGCTTAACttgtttctgcatttgcagaatGCACAGTGAGGTCTCTGGGCACAAGTATTACTTGGGAGACTCAGTAAATAACACTTAAAGGATTCACGAATCAACATTGACACTGGAGTTAGGCTGCCTGACAAACTCATCAGCATTGCCCCAGCCTGAACAAGGTACTCTAATCCCTACCCCTGTTCCTCAAGGGGGGCTACTGGCTTTGCGAGGCCAGTGAGAAGGCAGGCATCCTGACCGAAAGCTCCTTTGCCTGGAACTGCCCTCGCTGAAGGGCTTTGGGGAGCTTGTGATTCCCTACAGAGCAAAGACTATTGAAATCACCCTTCAGGAGAGATTAAAAGACACCAGGAAAAGAATCCTCCTTTCCTTGCCAAGATGCTAGCACCTGTCAGACTTGTGGCTGCTGCCCCTCCTCTGAGAGAGGCCTCGGCAGGAGGCTGGCAGAGGGCCAGGGGACAGGCCCACATTAATGGCAATGAAAACCCACACACTTTGTAGATGGCACAATGGAAGCTGtgggcaggattttttttccctgctcgTCCGTTTTCTTTGCACTCGACTAGAACAGGATTTCGcagggcaaaggaaaaaaaaaaagactttgcttGCTGCAATCCAGGCATCACCTTCCCCAGTGAATACACTGCTTCCTAAGCCTGTTTGCAGAGGGGATTGCAGGGCTGTATTCATGCACCTTTGATATGTAATCTCCATGTTGCTGGGTAAGCAGCCCTGCCCCAGAGGAGCATTAGCAGCTTAAATGGTTTGCTGTAAGAAGGGGCTCAGCCAGGGAGGGGACACTCTTACTCTACTATGACACACACCTGTGCAAAAGAACAAGCCCTCAGGCAAGGTCCACCTTTTCACTGAGGCTTGTCTTTGTAATATAGGGACTGGCAGATACTCAAGTCTAGATGTAGAGGGAGAGGATACCTAcccaaagagagagaaagcccaTCCTTACTGGCCAGATGATTTGCTGAGTGGAGATGAGTGAAGATGAGTGTTTGGGCCTCCACACATTTAAACATACCTCTTGGATACAGCCTTGGCAAACACAAAAAGCCATTTCTGTTCCCCTTTGCAAGAGGAGGACGAACACAAGCAAGGCATATGGGGGCAATATGGAATTGTAAGTCTGAATTCTGTATGGATTACATACTGTCCTTTGTCAATGCAACACTTTGCTTCCTTGCTCTAGAACAGTATTGACCAGCACAACACGGAAATGAGCAGTGAGATGCTACTTGGTAATCCCTCTGGTTCCCACAGCAGTCTGGTACAGAATTTTGTAGCAGTTTATGTTTTATGATACCACTAGAATTTCAGCAGGCCCTAGATTAATATACTAGTGAGATCACACTGCCTTGAGGGAAgatgggaagagctgggaaagACTGGGCTTTGAGTCTTTGAGCCAAGGAGGCAGCAGAGATTTTCCTATTAGGTGTAACTTCTTTTCCTGTAGAGAATAGCAGTCACTTAACATCTGTGGGAGAACGAAGGGCTAAAACATAGGATGGGACTTCAATTCAGTACTGTCAACAGCAGTCAGCCGCCTTACTTGTCTCCTGACGACCTCTGCCCAGCCTTTATAGCCAAACGTGTTAAAACAACAGTTCTGCTAAAATGATCAGCTATcgaagaggaaaaacattgttttcttagGGCAACATTTCATATCTAATTTAACCTTGAAGAAGCTCCACAGCTTCAAGCAGACAGTAAGGTGCAGTGCTATGCTTTTAAAGTTTAATCCATcaacaaaaagatgaaaaacttTCCCTCACTCTCTTTCTAACAGTGTAAAATCTGGGGCATAATTACAGAGGCAATTCCACAGAAATGCAAGATGACTGAAAATGTAGAGCTGTACCACTCACAGCAGTCTTACCTAGGGCTTTGTTGATCCCCTGATCCTTTGCAAGTGCCATAAGGAATCCATAGAAAGTCAGTCTCTGTGCACTACTCAACATTTCCTTCACAAGAGCAGATGGTGGACAGCTAGgaagaaagagacaaagaagtcatcttgtcttttaaattatcgttttggttttttttttttattcccaagaCCCATCTCATACTGGAGTAATGAACCCTTTTAGTTGCCCTGActcagtttaaaacaaacagccaCCTGCTTGCTTATTTAGCATTGCATCTGCTCCCCATTTACTAAGCAAGATATTTGAGCAAGTCTTACCTGTCTCTTTtccaaggacagggagaaaagCCTAGATTCATTCAGAGGCATACGCATCCCACCTCTTAGCATATTCTTTCAAAAATCAACTGGGAAATCCTTTCTTTTAGAACACAATAAACTTTCATGAGGGATGTTATGTTGTTATCACCCTTTTATCGGTGATAGTCATCCAAGGGGCAGGAAAACCTCTCCAATGATAGCCTAAATATGtcagaaaacagtatttaggTGGGGCTAAATTGACACATCCCCTTCTACACTCTTCTTAAGCCCTGGCACTGACTTCTAAGCAAGATCATCATAGTAATTCTTGCTCTTGCCTAATACTCAAAGGATTTcatgcaaaaaacccctgccTCCTAAAGAGGAAGTGTTGAAGTGTCTGTGGTGTAGTGGCACCCCTGGGAGATGTGGGTGCAGGCTGGTGATCTCTCAAGCAAAGGTGGTTACCAAAGCCTGGCTGAGTATTGAGCTACAGAATGAAAGGCTGGGAATGGCTCCCCTTACAGTGCTGTGCAGAGCCTGACCTACCAGATGGTCTTACCATATCCTTCCTATCTGAAGCTCTCAGGACATACAGGAATGTAGagcttttgttatttaaaagaaaaaaacaacctggcATCTCCATGCTTAGATATATATCGTACTGGACAGCAGTTCAGGAGTAATTCTGTGGATCACAAATTTGGATTCAGGCACCTAAAGCAGGAATCAGGTGGAACTTGTGTCCTGAGTCTTTTTGTGGATCCAGCCCATGTCCTTCTAGCAGGGCATGTGCTCACTACCTGCAAGAAACTATGAAGAAAGTGTCTGTCAAAGCTATGCAATAAGGTCTGATATTGCTCCGTCCCCTGCTGAACTAAGGCTAGTCTTATGCCTGGGATCTGTAACTGGAGACCAGCTCCATTACAGGCTCGGGTCCAGACTAGCAGTGTGATCTTTGCTAGGTACTAAGGCTTCAAACTCCATCCACCCCAGTGGGCCTTTCCTATGCTTCAACACCCAAGAACACAACTGCACTTGTTTATCTCCTCTAGTTAACTCATGATGGTAGATGGATTTCTCCTTGAGGAAAGTGTCAATGCAGAAgtgagaaggaaagcagagaccCAAATCGATCCATTACTTCAAGAATCAGCTCAAATCCCATGTTTCTTAGGTCCATGAAattgtttctctcctttcattAAAGCGGTTTGGCTATGATGTCTCCCTTCATACTTCTCCAATGAGATCTATTAGGGAGCTACAGCTTGTTCAAAGTCCTGTATTTCTTCACAGCTCTAACCTTACAAAGGGTCTCCAGAGACGCAGACTTCAAATGTTTTGGACGCAATTTGTACCTGTATTTTGATCTGTCACACAAGGACTCCAGGCACTGGTAGAAGAGAGATGCTTCTACCCCATCGAGTGGGCTGCAGTCATTTGGGGGTTGGCGCTGCCGATGTTGCCCAGAGGATGATGTTGGCACGATCACAGTATTTGGATTCTTACCAGCTAGTAGATCTTGATAAATGGCAGCCACACTTTCCAGGAActctgaaaaaacagaaagcGACTTAAAACTCAGGACTATAACGAGCAAAGCATCCTCCTGACCTACCAGACCTGGGATCAAACTGTCATTCCCTCTCTGTGTTGTACATAGCACCAACAGGAAATAAACACTATGGCATCCCGCATATTCAGATCAGATATTACGCAGGCACAAACAGCCATTTCCATATAAGTTGCTGGCCTCTTCCTGTCAGGATGATTGTGAGAGGCCACTCACTCTGGGATGATTATGAAAGGCCACTCACTCCGCTGAACAAGATTATTCTCAAGGGAACAGAGGCTAGGCTAGCCAGCACATGGATAAAACAGCCAAGCGTGAAAGCTAACGAACACAAAACTAGTTTGCAAAGTCTAGaaagttttccttctctgtctcttgCTACTGATTAAGAACTCATCCAAGTTGGGAACAAACTATATGGAACTGCAACAGGAGGAAAGGGACCAAGTTAGTCAGGGCTCCAGGCTGTATCCCAGCTTGTCTCTGTGCTGCTCCAAAGTAAATATAACACGGGATCTAGAGGAAGGGCCAGGGCAGGTCAGGGCTAGAGTTGGCAGAAAGCCTCTCCCCAGGCTCCTCATACTACCCACTGTTTACTGCAAGAGTCTAATTTTAAACAAGTTTGTTTATGGATGTGGTCAGCAGTTTACAAATCTAGATTCCATTTGGAGCGGTTTGCATGTGTGTGGGTTGGTGGGAGAGCGTATGACaggctgtgtgtgtgcattgTGCCTGGGTGAACAGGACAGGGATGGGAGGTTTGAGCATGTGTACACGAGGGCAGGCTTGTGAGGACTCCAGTGGCATTTAAGTCCCGAGTGAATGGAAGTGTAATGCTGTGCATGAGGCAGGTGGAGAGGATAGGCAGGATGTCAGCAGGCCCTGAGGCTGTGCTAAGGTTCTGCAGCTCAGTGGAAATATTTGTTATATCAGAGAAAAGCTttccaaacacatttt contains the following coding sequences:
- the CSTPP1 gene encoding centriolar satellite-associated tubulin polyglutamylase complex regulator 1 isoform X1, with product MLSPERLSLPGPEYLAQRHVLTYMEDAVSQLLENREDISQYGIARFFTEYFNSVRQGTHILFREFSFVQATPHNRASFLRTFWRCFRTVGKNGDLLTAQEYHCLLQLLCPDFPMELTQKAARIVLMDDAMDCLMSFSDFLFAFQIQFYYSEFLESVAAIYQDLLAGKNPNTVIVPTSSSGQHRQRQPPNDCSPLDGVEASLFYQCLESLCDRSKYSCPPSALVKEMLSSAQRLTFYGFLMALAKDQGINKALGALPDKGDLFLDPAMDQELEKLVAQVSGLSISGPTSSSGDTANLPVRNSPRINSPWKPLHHRRKMDAESEGSNEETDSSEN
- the CSTPP1 gene encoding centriolar satellite-associated tubulin polyglutamylase complex regulator 1 isoform X2 — translated: MLSPERLSLPGPEYLAQRHVLTYMEDAVSQLLENREDISQYGIARFFTEYFNSVRQGTHILFREFSFVQATPHNRASFLRTFWRCFRTVGKNGDLLTAQEYHCLLQLLCPDFPMELTQKAARIVLMDDAMDCLMSFSDFLFAFQIQFYYSEFLESVAAIYQDLLAGKNPNTVIVPTSSSGQHRQRQPPNDCSPLDGVEASLFYQCLESLCDRSKYSCPPSALVKEMLSSAQRLTFYGFLMALAKDQGINKALGALPDKGDLFLDPAMDQELEKLINSPWKPLHHRRKMDAESEGSNEETDSSEN